A single Plasmodium malariae genome assembly, chromosome: 6 DNA region contains:
- the PmUG01_06018200 gene encoding GTPase-activating protein, putative, with amino-acid sequence MNNYEIIKNFIIYNKRKSSGTTVETKKIKEYSRDRPQILDLVDHVEGLNPSVGGNDSMNGTNHNTNNNTSRGCGYLRRREELSELKQIVEKRNKGNAGHNKGTYRLEGREHGEDIMEEKRGEFQKNQMDRIKEDGAHSYRYEEENISDEEEEKQYLTYCDDGYLRSVLKNAVISSSLRVFLGTKVISFLNEEERCICSLTCKLLFFEVYSLSNLKNLYKNRFISNEKRSFVWKAILLADNTYMSEEAYTKLNNINSSYEKIIEKDIDRTFPRNPSFLNKEENMQNKLLDILKICSLYFKRIGYCQGMNYVAAIFLLVFQNKLDTVRCFIALLKNFNLKGMFIYNFPQLKKIMYQLNILIKAYIPKLFSYFKRKKIKIDFFCTNWFMTLFSQDLSFENTLKLWDIFFLFGLKILIKLSLAILHHHQKQILTLSYDEALTFLKSITKLPFTNYLFDEKNFFIYIKKFKVTNRILRQIILLKKNHEKVEIQVKKSYDKVRCSLLLRTSSKERQNTDKLKDAPSDNFMDKFMDKFMDKFMDKFMDMFKGSNYNAFNSNSRRNNCVNIAAYNGGIPKERSCKNVSCTSYYNSYNMHPLNCANFFHDSTYLNDFMIDSQCLSLNFNNNILCGNSEKIKYRKKYTFQGDKHNYSGKHNSNDSSRHNSNRSDRNNSNRSDRHNSNRSGRHNSNCSSRHNSNDSCGHNSNDSGGHNSNDSGGHNSNDSSGHNCNRSNHSSNSNMEEQIAAKREDDNAFMETNTYYDFNLTK; translated from the coding sequence atgaataattatgaaataataaaaaactttataatatataataaaagaaaaagctcAGGTACAACGGTAGAAACGAAAAAGATAAAGGAATACAGCAGAGATAGGCCCCAAATTCTCGATCTTGTTGATCATGTTGAGGGATTAAACCCGAGTGTTGGTGGAAATGACTCCATGAATGGCACAAACCATAACACGAACAATAACACTAGTCGTGGATGCGGTTACTTGAGGAGAAGGGAAGAGCTAAGTGAGCTGAAACAAATCgtagaaaaaaggaataaggGAAATGCCGGACATAACAAAGGAACATATAGATTGGAAGGGAGAGAACATGGTGAAGATATTATGGAGGAAAAGAGAGGAGAGTTTCAGAAAAACCAAATGGACAGAATAAAGGAGGATGGTGCGCATAGTTACAGatatgaagaagaaaatatttctgatgaggaagaagaaaaacaatATTTAACATACTGCGATGATGGATATCTCAGGAGTGTACTAAAGAATGCTGTGATAAGCTCAAGCTTGCGTGTTTTCCTAGGAACAAAGGTAATATCGTTTTTGAATGAAGAGGAAAGATGTATTTGCTCCTTAACATGTAAGCTACTATTTTTCGAAGTATACTCTTTgagtaatttaaaaaatttatacaaaaatagatttattagcaatgaaaaaagaagctTTGTATGGAAAGCGATCCTACTAGCGGATAATACCTATATGAGTGAGGAAGCATATacgaaattaaataatataaatagtagttatgaaaaaataattgaaaaagaTATTGATAGGACATTTCCTAGAAatccttcttttttaaataaagaagaaaacatgcaaaataaattattggacatattaaaaatatgttctttatattttaaacgtATAGGTTACTGCCAAGGTATGAATTACGTTGctgctatatttttattagtttttcaaaataaattagacaCAGTAAGATGTTTTATtgctttattaaaaaattttaatttaaaaggaatgttcatatataattttccacaattaaaaaaaattatgtaccaattaaatattttgataaaagCTTATATaccaaaattattttcttattttaagagaaaaaaaattaaaatagatTTCTTTTGTACAAATTGGTTTATGACGTTATTTTCTCAAGACTTAAGCTTTGAAAATACTCTTAAATTATgggatatattttttttatttggcctcaaaattttaataaaattaagtctAGCGATTTTGCATCATCATCAAAAACAAATCCTTACCTTGTCATATGATGAAGcgttaacttttttaaaatcaaTTACAAAATTGCCTTTTAccaattatttatttgatgaaaagaatttttttatctacaTAAAGAAGTTTAAAGTGACTAACAGAATTTTAAGACAAATAATtcttcttaaaaaaaatcatgAAAAAGTTGAAATACAAGTTAAAAAGAGTTATGACAAGGTCAGGTGTTCTCTTTTGTTAAGAACGAGTTCAAAAGAGCGACAAAATACAGATAAGCTAAAGGATGCACCTTCGGATAATTTTATGGACAAATTTATGGACAAGTTTATGGATAAATTTATGGATAAATTTATGGACATGTTTAAAGGGAGTAACTACAACGCATTTAACTCGAATAGCAGACGAAATAATTGTGTTAACATTGCTGCTTATAATGGTGGTATCCCCAAAGAGAGAAGTTGTAAGAACGTATCATGTACTAGTTATTACAACAGTTATAACATGCACCCACTGAATTGTGCCAACTTTTTTCACGACTCGACATACTTGAACGATTTCATGATCGACAGTCAGTGCCTTAGTCTCAattttaataacaatattttatgCGGTAAtagtgaaaaaataaaatacagaaaaaaatataccttCCAGGGGGATAAGCATAATTATAGTGGCAAACATAATAGTAATGATAGCAGTAGACATAATAGTAATCGTAGCGATAGAAATAATAGTAATCGTAGCGATAGACATAATAGTAATCGTAGCGGTAGACATAATAGTAATTGTAGTAGTAGACATAATAGTAATGATAGCTGTGGTCATAATAGTAATGATAGCGGTGGTCATAATAGTAATGATAGCGGTGGTCATAATAGTAATGATAGCAGTGGTCATAATTGTAATCGTAGTAATCATAGTAGCAATAGTAATATGGAGGAACAGATTGCAGCTAAAAGAGAGGATGACAATGCCTTTATGGAAACAAACACGTACTACGATTTTAATTTAACGAAATAG